In the genome of Triticum urartu cultivar G1812 chromosome 5, Tu2.1, whole genome shotgun sequence, one region contains:
- the LOC125555601 gene encoding uncharacterized protein LOC125555601 — MTPAMAGSPYMHFFSLLRGQAEAEGSVMFVPCYDNPVMYDVDKESVAGVPLPSFPKHSDSISMSMAGPRGRVNRRYDDGGGQQQLYVITRGNGYDGFFEVLNYTRTGFPWYGRSHAGPLWWSWKPLPSPPLYSPDIGRKVFSPSAAAVVDDTTICVSSVDAGSSCAFDTARGEWRQAGRWVLPCDGAAEYVPELGVWFGVEHAKRNPDHFLRAFDLSSSSPPVVRQTWSYLDRLPGEWLTSQRHLVNLGAGKFIATSFQSIERHPSSWGYRSDDGLDDDVVLHDLIVLTGVEVVRRGDELHMINHKRKIYRFQDDSIIHCVF; from the coding sequence ATGACTCCGGCCATGGCCGGCTCGCCGTACATGCATTTCTTCTCGCTGCTGAGAGGGCAGGCAGAGGCAGAGGGCTCCGTCATGTTCGTCCCGTGTTACGACAACCCCGTCATGTACGACGTCGACAAGGAGTCCGTCGCCGGCGTGCCCCTGCCCAGCTTCCCCAAGCACAGCGACTCCATCTCCATGTCCATGGCCGGGCCTCGGGGACGCGTCAACCGCCGgtacgacgacggcggcggccaGCAGCAGCTCTATGTCATAACCAGAGGAAATGGCTACGATGGCTTCTTCGAGGTGTTGAACTACACGAGGACCGGCTTCCCTTGGTACGGTCGATCTCATGCTGGGCCCCtgtggtggagctggaagcctCTGCCCTCCCCGCCGCTCTACTCGCCGGACATCGGCAGGAAAGTGTTCTCCCCCtccgcggcggcggtggtggacgACACGACGATCTGCGTGTCGTCCGTGGACGCCGGCAGCTCCTGCGCCTTCGACACGGCCAGGGGCGAGTGGAGGCAGGCTGGCCGCTGGGTGCTGCCCTGCGACGGCGCGGCGGAATACGTCCCCGAGCTCGGCGTCTGGTTCGGCGTGGAGCACGCCAAACGCAACCCAGACCACTTCCTGCGCGCCTTTGacctctcctcctcctcgccgccggtGGTGCGGCAAACCTGGAGCTACCTCGACCGCCTGCCCGGCGAGTGGCTGACGTCGCAGAGGCACCTGGTGAACCTGGGCGCGGGCAAGTTCATCGCCACCAGCTTTCAGAGCATCGAGAGGCACCCAAGCTCATGGGGCTACCGTTCTGACGACGGGCTGGACGATGACGTAGTGCTCCATGACCTCATCGTCTTGACAGGAGTGGAGGTGGTGCGCCGTGGCGATGAGCTCCACATGATCAACCACAAGCGCAAAATTTACAGGTTCCAAGACGATTCCATTATCCACTGCGTGTTCTGA